GGCCTCCCGTCCTCCGACTCGAGCGGGATCTCGTCGACGGGGACGTTCAGGTAGCCGAGCCCCGCCTCTTCGTCCTCGACGTCCCACCACGCCGCCGGTTCGTCGCCCGGAGTGAACCCTGGAATGATACTGAATCCCCGGTTCAGATCGTATCCGGGGACATCCAGGTTGTACGCGTAAGAGTTCGCGTTGATATAACGCGAATCGCCGGCGTCCCACTCCGTCGTGTTGTACCGCCGCTGGCGGAACTCGCCGTCCGTTCCGAGCCCGTCGTCGCCGACGAAGTTCGCGCCGTCCGGATTCGCCCGCGGCACGATCGTGATCGTCAGCGCGTCCAGGATCGCCTCGACCTCCGGGGCGGACCCGGTCGCGAGCCGCCGCAGGATCTCGACCATCGCCTCCGCGCCGGTCGGTTCGTCGCCGTGGATCTGATTGATAACGTGAACGCTCTCGTCGCCATCGCCGACGGTCACCTCCCAGATCGGATTGCCGCGTCCGGCGGACTCCCCGATCTGATCGAGTTCGATGCGGTCGCTCCGCTCGGCGATCCCCCGTAGCCGCTCGCCGAGCTGTTCGTTATCGAGGTATCCGTCGTAGTTGACGGCCCGCTCGTTCGGTGCCCAGGGACCCCCCGGTCGGTAGTCGTCTCGCGCGCTCGCCGTCCCAACCAGGCCGAGTCCGCTGGCTGTCAGGCCGGCCTCGATGAATCGTCGTCGATACATGGTGATAGTCAAATGTTATAATCAGAGAACGGGAAATAAATCTTCGCGTTACATACATAGTTGCGATAATCTGTCGTCCGAACCCAGATATTTAACTCGTGACACTCCCGCCTCGATACTTGTAAAATCGGTCGAAAACCGCTTGCACTGCCGAACGGTCGCGTGCGGTCCGTCGCAGCGGTCGCAGACTATCCTCGTCTCGGCCGGCGGTTCCTGTTCTCGAAGCCGTCTCCACGGCTCGCGTTACTCGCCGTTCCGAATCGAGGTCTTCGCAGGCTCAGACCTCGCCGTCCTCAAACCGAAACGTGCCGTCCCGCTGGACGGCCGCTCTGTCGACCTCGATGAACGAGTCGCTCCGACCTTTTCCGCTCGGGTTGCCTTCGGCAACCCGTCGCGCAAAAACGTCGATGAAAAAGCCGCGACTCACTGCCGTTCGTCGCGGGTGCCATCACGACGGCACTCCGATCGCCGTTCGGTTGACCACGGTTCGGAGCGAACGAAGCAAGTGCGAGTCGCGCTACTCCTCGAAGCCGTCCTCGAACCGGAACGTGCCGTCCCGCTGGACGACCTCTCCGTCGACCTCGATGAACGAGTCCTCGCTCATGTCGACGATCATGTCGACGTGGACCGCGGAGTCGTTGGCAACGTTGCCCTCGCCGACGGTGTCGTCGTAGGCCCGGCCGACGGCCATGTGGACCGTATCGCCCATCTTCTCGTCGAAGAGCATGTTGTACGTGAACCGGTCGATGTCGCGGTTCATCCCGATCCCGAGTTCGCCCAGGCGGCGCGCGCCGTCGTCGGTGTTCAGGACCTCGGTCAGGACGTCCTCGTTTTTCGCCGCCGAGTGCTGGACGACCTCACCGCCCTCGAACTCGAGGTAGACGTCCGTGATCTCCCGGCCCTGGTGATAGAGCGGCATGTCGAACAGGACCTCGCCCTCGACGCTGTCCGGCTGGGGTGCGGTGAAGACCTCGCCGCCGGGGAGGTTGTGCTCGCCGTGGTCGTTGATCGTCGGGTTGCCCGCGACGGACATCGTCACGTCCGTCTCGTCGCCGCTGACGATCCGGACCTCCTCGGCGGGGTCCATGATCTCGACCATGTTCGCCTGGTGCTCGCGCTGTTCCTCCCAGTCCTTGTTGACGGCGTCCCAGACGAAGTTCTCGTACCCCTCCGTGCTCATCTCGGCCAGTTGGGCGTTGGCCGGCGCGGGGAACTGCGTGAGACACCACCGCTTCGAGAGGCGCTCCTCGAGAATGGGGCGGTGGGCCTGCTGGTAGGCCGAACTGGTCTCGGGGTCGACGTCGCTGGTCTGCGTGACGTTGTCGCTGCCTCGGATAGCGATGTAGACGTCGGTGTTCTGAATGAGCGCGAGTTCGTGTTC
This window of the Natrinema salifodinae genome carries:
- a CDS encoding aminopeptidase, producing MDPRIREHAEIIADHSVDLEAGDNVVVDAHPVAEDLVVALHEVIGERGANPVTTSQRTGKRSQRAYLRSSDGEFDTPEHELALIQNTDVYIAIRGSDNVTQTSDVDPETSSAYQQAHRPILEERLSKRWCLTQFPAPANAQLAEMSTEGYENFVWDAVNKDWEEQREHQANMVEIMDPAEEVRIVSGDETDVTMSVAGNPTINDHGEHNLPGGEVFTAPQPDSVEGEVLFDMPLYHQGREITDVYLEFEGGEVVQHSAAKNEDVLTEVLNTDDGARRLGELGIGMNRDIDRFTYNMLFDEKMGDTVHMAVGRAYDDTVGEGNVANDSAVHVDMIVDMSEDSFIEVDGEVVQRDGTFRFEDGFEE
- a CDS encoding M14 family zinc carboxypeptidase, with the protein product MYRRRFIEAGLTASGLGLVGTASARDDYRPGGPWAPNERAVNYDGYLDNEQLGERLRGIAERSDRIELDQIGESAGRGNPIWEVTVGDGDESVHVINQIHGDEPTGAEAMVEILRRLATGSAPEVEAILDALTITIVPRANPDGANFVGDDGLGTDGEFRQRRYNTTEWDAGDSRYINANSYAYNLDVPGYDLNRGFSIIPGFTPGDEPAAWWDVEDEEAGLGYLNVPVDEIPLESEDGRPYEEIWSAGLNLNPETRAVTDSFLEADPDWALTHHHQGPTAVPDSADGHSDRDWQSIMSVMAPYGPTYAGLDGVDYAPWVGQGNPFMSVDAQTRSLQLGGLVPERTDRFGGRLDTITRYAYGPLWGSYLDALCPQTDAAGALYEVSHQSDDRGHKARGTMVKVSVEAFMATFERIADGSVHEVDERAYFDMPIAEDIDDPHDGSDRGRGTRLR